AAGTCCGGGACCTCTGGGGGGACGGGGACGGCGACACGACGAAGGAGAGCGACGAATGACGCTCGGCCTCATCGATGAGGCGGTGTCGGCTGGGGCGCGCCTCGAGAAGGCGTGCGATGTGCTCGGCCTGAGCGAGCGCACGGTGGAGCGCTGGCGCCACGAGGAGGGCGGTGGGCGCGATGGCCGTGCTGGTCCCCATCGGGCGCCTCCGCACGAGCTGAGCGCGGCGGAGAAGGCGAAGGTGCTCGAGGTGGCGGGCTCGCCGGAGTTCCGCGACATGAGCCCGCGGCAGATCGTTCCGACGCTCGCGGACCGCGGCGAGTACGTGGCGAGCGAGTCGAGCTTCTACCGCGTGCTGAAGGAGGCGGGGCAGGCTGCGCACCGCGGTCGCGCTCGACGCCCGAGCGCGAGCCGGCCCAAGGAACTCGTGGCCGAGGCGCCGAACCGCGTGTGGTGCTGGGACATCACGTACCTGCGCTCGTCGGTGCGGGGCGTGTTCTACCTCCTGTACCTGGTGGTGGACGTGTACAGCCGGAAGATCGTGGGCTGGGCACTGCACGAGGA
The nucleotide sequence above comes from Pseudomonadota bacterium. Encoded proteins:
- a CDS encoding transposase, which produces MTLGLIDEAVSAGARLEKACDVLGLSERTVERWRHEEGGGRDGRAGPHRAPPHELSAAEKAKVLEVAGSPEFRDMSPRQIVPTLADRGEYVASESSFYRVLKEAGQAAHRGRARRPSASRPKELVAEAPNRVWCWDITYLRSSVRGVFYLLYLVVDVYSRKIVGWALHEEESQDFAVDMIGAAIRREGVPEHTLVLHADNGGPMKGSTMLATLQRL